In Oncorhynchus mykiss isolate Arlee chromosome 1, USDA_OmykA_1.1, whole genome shotgun sequence, the following proteins share a genomic window:
- the LOC110532572 gene encoding E3 ubiquitin-protein ligase TRIM21-like, with protein sequence MLQQRPTAALEDELSCPICFEFFQDPVSLKCQHSFCRGCLETPAWIQQKQRECPVCRRRPSMADFHPSVSNMKLRNIVEAYLQREENEGNEGRAVCLVLCSIQNKKLRFFCKECEELVCAVCVETELHAKHKRLSRELTALLYNLPEKLELATQAQTTTGQIKSEFAKLSQFLRAEEEARLEALEQEESKKTGLLTERINRLTCTLQDPEPLSGTLIDVAQHLGNLRFKVSDRRVSQPVPDNAERFDSSVSVLSSVEFCSGIHSWEVAVEPKNAWTLGVAKEGVARKGNVMVSPEVGIWAMGMWNGEQYSAGTAPLGTPLVLKRKLMRIMVKLDYEKGELSVYDSSDMSLIYTFEHRFTERLFPYFSPCLNSDGTNSGVLRICPEKVSVTVAPIH encoded by the exons ATGCTCCAGCAGCGACCTACAGCAGCTCTGGAGGACGAGCTCAGCTGTCCCATCTGCTTTGAATTTTTCCAGGACCCCGTGAGTCTGAAATGCCAACACAGCTTCTGCCGCGGCTGCCTGGAAACACCAGCATGGATACAACAAAAGCAGCGCGAATGCCCCGTCTGCAGGCGAAGGCCTTCCATGGCCGATTTCCATCCCTCCGTGTCCAACATGAAACTGAGGAACATAGTGGAGGCCTAcctgcagagagaggagaatgaggggaatgagGGGAGAGCAGTGTGTCTTGTGCTGTGTTCCATACAGAACAAGAAGCTCAGGTTTTTCTGTAAGGAGTGTGAGGAACTtgtttgtgctgtgtgtgtggagacCGAGCTGCATGCCAAACATAAGCGCCTGTCA AGGGAACTCACGGCACTGCTCTACAACCTTCCAGAGAAACTGGAACTGGCC ACCCAGGCCCAGACCACAACAGGACAGATCAAGAGTGAGTTTGCGAAGCTCAGCCAGTTCCTGAGAGCGGAGGAGGAGGCCAGACTGGAAGCTCTGGAACAGGAGGAGAGCAAGAAGACCGGGTTACTGACTGAGAGGATCAACCGCCTCACCTG TACACTGCAGGATCCAGAGCCTTTATCAGGGACACTGATAGACGTGGCCCAACACCTGGGCAACCTGAGGTTCAAG GTGAGTGACAGACGGGTGTCCCAGCCTGTGCCTGATAACGCTGAGCGATTCGACAGCTCAGTGAGCGTGCTAAGCTCTGTGGAATTCTGCTCAGGCATTCACAGCTGGGAGGTGGCAGTGGAGCCTAAGAATGCCTGGACTCTGGGCGTGGCCAAAGAGGGTGTAGCCCGGAAAGGCAATGTGATGGTCAGCCCAGAGGTCGGGATCTGGGCGATGGGGATGTGGAACGGGGAGCAGTATAGCGCTGGAACTGCCCCCCTGGGTACCCCGTTGGTTCTGAAGAGGAAGCTCATGAGGATCATGGTCAAGCTGGACTATGAGAAAGGAGAGCTCTCTGTCTATGACTCCAGTGACATGTCACTCATCTATACGTTTGAACACAGGTTCACAGAGAGACTGTTCCCTtacttctctccctgtctcaacTCTGATGGCACTAACTCTGGAGTGCTGAGGATCTGCCCTGAGAAGGTGTCTGTGACTGTGGCACCTATTCACTGA
- the LOC110527177 gene encoding tripartite motif-containing protein 35, giving the protein MAATWTLEDDMSCPVCCDVFTDPVVLGCSHSFCRSCLDNYWNTQDIKKCPVCRKHSQTDAPPSNLALRNIVETFARERSHNTTKQDETREGEKESQGRRESGGRSGLVPDGDERCSLHGKRLLLFCVEDQEALCAVCQTSRRHRTHQLCPVDEAAQELKEEVKASIIPLRRKLETFQKLKEDCMKTAEHIKSQAKQAERKIRDEFVSLHQFLRLEEVVRLSALSEEVDMKTVIMAEKIEHLAKKITSLTSNIREIEQDIEANDLPFLQAYKNNKARANCTLQDPEPVSGALIDMAQHLGNLRFKIWEKMQEKVQYTPVTLDPNTAAPWLSLSDDLTSVCVSGEKHHVPNNPERCDTCVCVLGADPFSSGSHCWEVEVAGKTRWDLGVLRESVSRKGVLSVNPAHGFWALSLRDGGQYSACTMPWTRLTLKRRPRRVRVCLDYDAGEVTFYDPTDMSLIYTFRDKFKEPLLPYLCPCVSDSGRNAEPLKICPAKVSLVHDVGDKVL; this is encoded by the exons ATGGCTGCCACCTGGACCCTGGAGGACGACATGTCCTGCCCTGTGTGCTGCGATGTTTTCACTGACCCTGTGGTGCTGGGCTGCAGCCACAGCTTCTGCAGGAGCTGCCTGGACAACTACTGGAACACTCAGGACATCAAAAAGTGCCCCGTCTGCCGCAAACATTCCCAAACCGACGCTCCACCCAGTAACCTGGCTCTGAGGAACATCGTGGAGACCTTTGCGAGGGAGAGGAGCCACAATACCACCAAGCAGGATGagacgagagagggggagaaggagagccagggaaggagggagtcagGAGGGAGGAGTGGGTTGGTACCGGATGGGGATGAAAGGTGCAGTCTCCATGggaagaggttgttgttgttctgtGTGGAGGACCAGGAGGCTCTGTGTGCGGTGTGTCAGACCTCCAGGAGACACAGGACTCATCAGCTCTGCCCTGTGGATGAGGCTGCTCAGGAACTCAAG GAAGAAGTGAAAGCATCTATCATCCCTCTGAGGAGGAAGTTGGAGACATTCCAAAAGTTGAAGGAGGATTGCATGAAAACAGCAGAACACATCAAG AGCCAGGCCAAGCAAGCAGAAAGGAAGATAAGAGATGAGTTTGTGTCCCTGCATCAATTCCTGCGCCTGGAGGAAGTTGTCCGGCTGTCTGCCCTCTCTGAGGAGGTGGACATGAAGACAGTTATAATGGCAGAGAAGATTGAACACCTGGCCAAGAAGATTACCTCCTTGACCAGCAACATCAGAGAGATAGAACAGGATATAGAGGCAAACGACCTTCCATTTCTCCAG GCTTACAAGAACAACAAAGCAAG GGCCAACTGTACATTGCAGGATCCAGAGCCTGTATCAGGGGCATTGATCGATATGGCCCAACACCTGGGCAACCTAAGGTTCAAGATCTGGGAGAAGATGCAGGAGAAGGTGCAATACA CCCCAGTGACTCTGGACCCCAACACCGCGGCCCCCTGGCTATCTCTCTCAGACGACCTGACCAGTGTGTGCGTCAGCGGAGAGAAACATCACGTCCCCAACAACCCAGAGCGCTGTGACACGTGTGTTTGCGTGCTGGGGGCCGACCCCTTCAGTTCCGGCAGTCACTGTTGGGAGGTGGAGGTGGCGGGTAAGACCAGATGGGACCTAGGGGtcctgagagagagtgtgagtagGAAAGGGGTCCTGAGTGTGAACCCTGCCCACGGGTTCTGGGCCCTGTCCCTGAGGGACGGCGGCCAGTACAGCGCCTGCACCATGCCCTGGACCCGTCTCACTCTGAAGAGGAGGCCCAGGAGGGTCAGAGTGTGTCTGGACTATGATGCGGGAGAGGTGACTTTCTATGACCCCACTGACATGTCACTCATCTATACATTCAGGGACAAGTTTAAAGAGCCATTGTTGCCCTACCTCTGTCCCTGTGTGAGTGACAGCGGCCGGAATGCTGAGCCACTAAAGATATGCCCTGCCAAAGTCTCATTGGTTCATGATGTTGGTGATAAAGTTTTGTAG